In Parasegetibacter sp. NRK P23, the genomic stretch AACCAGTAATTTGCTCCAATACCACTTTCAGGGTATACCATCTTCCATCATTCTTTTTTCTGTAATTCCGGCAGGTATACTATGAAGTTTCGCTTTTTTGAGTAATTTTATTTCGCTTTTCAGGATTGAGTGCAAGGGCACTAATTACATCTTCCCAATACCCGGAAAAACCTCATCAATACCACGCTTCCATATTTCATGAAACCCGTACAATCATTCATCATAATATTATTCACATGAAATTTATCGACCTGTCCGTATCTGAATTGCATGACCTCGCAAAAAGCAGAAGGGCCGATTACCTTTCGGCGGAGCCCTTCCCCAACACTTATTTCGATAATTTCTTTAATGCCGAAAAATTATCTGAAGTGCTGGAAGAGTTCCCTGACCTCAGCCAGAATCCAGACCTTAAATACAACGACGCGAACCAGATCAAACTGGCCTCCAAAGGCGAATACCGCTTTGGTGAAAAAACAAGGGAGTTCATGCACTTCCTTAATTCCCAGCCTTTCCTGGAGTTCCTTTCCATCCTCACCGGCATAGAAGCGCTTATCCCCGACCCTTATTTCGATGGCGGCGGCGCGCACCAGATACTTCCCGGCGGATTGCTGAAAATCCACGCCGATTTCAATAAGAATAAACTCACCAATCTCGACCGCAGACTGAACATTCTGGTTTACATGAACAAAGACTGGGACGAATCCTGGGGTGGACATTTTGAACTCTGGGACAAAGAAATGAAAGGAGCCGTTAAGAAGATCCTCCCCATATTCAACCGGATGGCGCTCTTCACCACCACCAGCGATTCTTACCATGGCCACCCTGATCCGTTAAGGTGCCCTCCGGACAGAAGCAGGAAATCGCTCGCGCTTTACTATTATACCAACGGCAGGCCCGAAGAGGAAATCACCGATGCGCACTCTACCCTGTTCAAAGCAAGGCCCAACGAAAAAGCAGGCAAATCTTTCAAAGACATCATCAAACAACTTACACCGCCTATCATTTACGACGCGGCTAAAAAAATCACCAAATAGGAAGTAATCTTCCGGCATTCAACGAAAAGAGCGCATCCTTCAAACGGAATGCGCTCTTTTCGTTTCTATTTAATTCGAATCAGGAAACAGTGGCGGGACGTGCATTAGAGCCAAATTTCCTTCTCAACGCCACGAATGGTTTTTCCACCAGGTAATAAGACCCTAAAGACAAACCTACCGTAAGCACGATTGTGAGCGCGTACCATTCCAAACTACTCTTTTCAAAATAAAGGTTCCCCACTTTTAAAGCCACCCAATGGAACAGGTAAAGGGAGTAACAAAGCTTTCCTGTAAATACCATGAATTTGTTATCAACCAGCTTGTGGATGAATCCCTTTGTATGCAACACAGCGAATGCCGGAACGATAATCGCGAACGCAATGCCCTGAAGAGAATATTTTATGGTTGTCTGGAAAAAAAGATCATTGTAAATAAGGGTTACCGCAAGCAGCGCCACCGCGATGATAAACGCAATATGCGATTGAAGTAAACGCTGGTACCACTTAGATTGATATTTATACAGCAACAATGCCGAGAAGCAACCGTAAAGAATAGAGTCGGCCCTGCAATGGGTGGTATAGTAGGTAAGCTGAAAAACCGTGGTGCCTCCAGGCGCGGTCATAAATGTAAAAATCCGGATGCCCAGAAACAGCAGCAGCAGGAAGAAGATGATGTAGAACAACCGCTTATGGGCGTTGGAATAAAACGTGATGAAAAGCAGTGGGAACAACATATAAAAATGCTCCTCCACAGACAGCGACCACAATATTTTTGACACCAGCAGATAGTTCGAATCGGGAAGCACGGGGTGAAAATACACCAGGTAGTAATTGGTGAAATAAAACAATCCCGCCAGGATATCGCTCCAGATAATCGTATAGTGATGGAGCAGCAGCACGACAATAGAAACGAGCAGCATCAACAGCAAGGCCGGGTAAAGGCGCAGCAGCCGCCGGATATAAAATTCGCCCAGCTTCACCGTTCCGATCTTATTGTATTCCACAATCATCAGTTTGGTAATGAGCAACCCGCTGACGTAAAAGAAAAGGGTAACCCCCAGGAAGGCCACATCCATTTGCGCAAGGTGCAAATGCGAAAGGATCACGAGTAAGATCGCGTATCCTCTGAATCCATCGATATAAGAAACGTATTTATTATCCGGCTGCATCTGAACTTGTTTAACGGTCAAATTTAAGAGATCAACATCCTACCAAATACTTGCTGTTCTTTCCAAACAACTTCTGCGCGGCCTTAATCACCAGCATACTGCCGGCCAGTACCAGCACCAGGTAAATGGTCCAGTACAACAGGTTACCGGGTATAGGTTGCTTCATCAGTTTTTCATAAACGGCTTTTAGCACAAGCAGTACATAATAGTGTACAAAGAATATCCCAAAGCTGAGGTGCGCCAGTGTTGATAGCATAGCTGGCACTTTTTTATCCAGCTTCCAGAACCAATAAATAAAGAACGGGCAGAATAACATCTTGTGCAGAAAATTAAGCTGCGTATTGGCTACCGGGAAAAGCGCGAAGTTCAGGCCCAATACCAGCAACGTCGCCCCTGTAATCAGCCACCAGTATTTTTGTGCGAACAAAAGGTAATCTGCACGTTTATAACTCATGAACATTCCGAAAATATAGCAGGGAAGAAAGTGTACGAACATGCGCGGAATATCTGAAAAAGGATCCCGGCCAATG encodes the following:
- a CDS encoding 2OG-Fe(II) oxygenase, which gives rise to MKFIDLSVSELHDLAKSRRADYLSAEPFPNTYFDNFFNAEKLSEVLEEFPDLSQNPDLKYNDANQIKLASKGEYRFGEKTREFMHFLNSQPFLEFLSILTGIEALIPDPYFDGGGAHQILPGGLLKIHADFNKNKLTNLDRRLNILVYMNKDWDESWGGHFELWDKEMKGAVKKILPIFNRMALFTTTSDSYHGHPDPLRCPPDRSRKSLALYYYTNGRPEEEITDAHSTLFKARPNEKAGKSFKDIIKQLTPPIIYDAAKKITK
- a CDS encoding acyltransferase, which gives rise to MQPDNKYVSYIDGFRGYAILLVILSHLHLAQMDVAFLGVTLFFYVSGLLITKLMIVEYNKIGTVKLGEFYIRRLLRLYPALLLMLLVSIVVLLLHHYTIIWSDILAGLFYFTNYYLVYFHPVLPDSNYLLVSKILWSLSVEEHFYMLFPLLFITFYSNAHKRLFYIIFFLLLLFLGIRIFTFMTAPGGTTVFQLTYYTTHCRADSILYGCFSALLLYKYQSKWYQRLLQSHIAFIIAVALLAVTLIYNDLFFQTTIKYSLQGIAFAIIVPAFAVLHTKGFIHKLVDNKFMVFTGKLCYSLYLFHWVALKVGNLYFEKSSLEWYALTIVLTVGLSLGSYYLVEKPFVALRRKFGSNARPATVS